One region of Olleya sp. Hel_I_94 genomic DNA includes:
- a CDS encoding RNA polymerase sigma factor, which produces MDIDNLVVQFKKKDEKAFEKLYDMYKDSMHGIIYNIVRDNDIAEEIMQDVFIKAWHKADSYDVKKGRFFTWLINIARNAAIDKTRSKSFKNSGKNLNSDFFVDIIQSHDSLDDSTDAIGIKKFVDKLAKKCIEVIELLYFKGFTQKEASEELDMPIGTIKTRNRNCIKELREAVL; this is translated from the coding sequence ATGGATATAGACAATTTAGTAGTTCAATTTAAGAAGAAAGACGAAAAGGCTTTTGAAAAATTATACGATATGTACAAAGATAGTATGCATGGTATAATTTATAATATAGTTAGAGATAATGACATTGCAGAAGAAATCATGCAAGACGTATTTATCAAAGCTTGGCATAAAGCCGATAGTTATGACGTTAAAAAAGGTCGTTTCTTTACTTGGTTAATAAATATTGCTAGAAATGCAGCAATAGATAAAACTAGATCTAAGTCCTTTAAAAACTCGGGTAAAAACCTTAACTCTGATTTTTTCGTAGATATTATCCAGTCGCATGATAGTTTAGACGATAGTACTGATGCTATAGGCATCAAGAAATTTGTAGATAAATTAGCTAAAAAGTGCATTGAAGTGATTGAGCTATTATACTTTAAAGGGTTTACACAAAAAGAAGCCTCAGAAGAGTTAGACATGCCAATTGGGACGATTAAGACTAGGAATAGAAATTGTATTAAAGAATTAAGAGAAGCTGTACTATAA
- a CDS encoding TonB-dependent receptor, with amino-acid sequence MKSIITYLAFLGVVLTANAQTVKGYVMDNNQPLETAYVYNQTSKEHAHTNQFGQFVINKTKVGDSLMVGLLGYQKKTLVLTQSLLDNTFTINLEAKAFVLDELVLSEPIDVMNSMIKIDLATSPINSSQEILRKVPGLIIGQHAGGGKAEQIFLRGFDVDHGTDVGLSVDGMPVNMVSHAHGQGYSDLHFLIPETINTINFGKGPYYANHGDFNTAGFVDFKTKDKLEDNLISFSAGQFNSLRTLGMFNLLENKSSQNAYVAVEYIETDGPFESPQNFDRLNIVSKFNAYLNNDSKIGVTLSHFTSQWDASGQIPQRLVDNGTLSNFGAVDDTEGGNTNRTNLNVQYSTILDNDVSMQSNAFYSNYNFELYSNFTFFLEDPINGDQIKQKEARNIFGFNTQFKKNKNYDTFDITYNSGVGLRYDDVSDIELSHTLNRKQTLENIQLGNVNQRNLYGFFNAEIDLGKVKITPALRLEYIKFQYQDQLSPTYSNLTDSEVAILPKLSIEYNQNNNVHWFVKSGIGFHSNDSRVVLNQEIDNALPKAYGLDLGNIWKPTEKLVINTALWYLFSEEEFVYVGDAGIIEPSGKSERYGVDFGVRYQLTDNIYFNTDATLTRARSLEEDNGNDYIPLALDFTLVGGLSFKDLNNFSGGINYRYVDDRPANEDNSVQAEGYFVTDLNVNYAFNKHWRLGVSIENVLDTDWKETQFLTESRLQNEVDPVEEIHFTPGTPFNFKTTLSYTF; translated from the coding sequence ATGAAAAGTATAATCACTTATTTAGCATTTTTAGGTGTTGTTTTAACAGCAAATGCACAAACAGTTAAAGGGTATGTTATGGATAATAACCAACCTTTAGAAACTGCTTATGTGTATAATCAAACCTCAAAAGAACACGCACATACCAATCAATTTGGACAGTTTGTAATCAATAAAACAAAAGTAGGTGATAGCCTAATGGTTGGTTTATTAGGTTATCAAAAGAAAACACTTGTTTTAACGCAATCACTTTTAGACAATACATTTACAATAAATTTAGAGGCTAAAGCATTTGTTTTAGACGAGTTAGTTTTGTCAGAGCCAATAGATGTAATGAATAGTATGATTAAAATAGATTTGGCAACAAGTCCAATTAACTCATCACAAGAAATTTTAAGAAAAGTACCAGGTTTAATAATTGGTCAACATGCAGGTGGAGGTAAAGCAGAACAAATATTTTTAAGAGGTTTTGATGTCGACCATGGTACAGATGTTGGTTTGTCAGTAGATGGTATGCCAGTAAACATGGTATCTCATGCACATGGTCAAGGCTATAGTGACTTGCATTTTTTAATTCCAGAAACTATAAACACAATCAATTTTGGTAAAGGTCCATATTATGCAAATCATGGTGATTTTAATACAGCTGGATTTGTAGATTTTAAAACAAAAGATAAGTTAGAGGATAACTTAATTAGTTTTTCAGCAGGTCAATTTAATTCGTTAAGAACTTTAGGAATGTTTAATCTTCTAGAAAACAAATCCTCTCAGAATGCATATGTAGCTGTAGAGTATATTGAGACTGATGGACCTTTTGAATCGCCTCAAAATTTTGATAGATTAAATATTGTAAGTAAGTTTAATGCCTATTTAAATAATGATTCTAAAATAGGAGTAACCCTTAGCCACTTTACAAGTCAATGGGATGCATCAGGTCAAATCCCTCAACGATTAGTGGATAACGGAACGCTTTCCAATTTTGGAGCTGTGGACGATACAGAAGGAGGTAACACCAATCGTACTAACCTTAATGTACAATACAGTACAATATTAGATAACGACGTGTCTATGCAGAGTAATGCTTTTTACTCTAACTACAATTTTGAGCTATATTCTAACTTCACTTTCTTTTTAGAAGACCCAATAAATGGAGATCAAATAAAGCAAAAAGAAGCGCGCAATATTTTTGGATTTAATACACAGTTTAAAAAAAATAAAAACTACGATACGTTTGATATTACTTATAATTCTGGTGTTGGTTTAAGATATGACGATGTTAGTGATATTGAGTTATCGCATACTTTAAATAGAAAACAAACCTTAGAAAATATTCAATTGGGTAATGTTAATCAACGTAATTTATATGGGTTTTTTAATGCTGAAATTGATTTAGGTAAAGTTAAAATTACACCAGCTTTACGTCTAGAATATATTAAATTTCAGTACCAAGACCAATTAAGTCCAACATACTCTAACCTTACTGATAGTGAAGTCGCTATTTTACCAAAATTAAGTATTGAGTATAATCAAAATAATAATGTGCACTGGTTTGTTAAATCCGGAATTGGATTTCACTCAAACGATTCTAGAGTGGTTTTAAATCAAGAAATAGATAACGCTTTACCAAAAGCTTATGGATTAGATTTAGGAAACATTTGGAAACCAACAGAAAAGTTAGTTATTAATACAGCTTTATGGTACTTGTTTTCTGAAGAAGAATTTGTTTACGTTGGAGATGCAGGAATTATTGAGCCTAGCGGAAAATCTGAACGTTATGGAGTAGATTTTGGAGTTAGATACCAATTAACAGATAATATTTACTTTAATACAGATGCTACACTTACCAGAGCAAGAAGTTTGGAAGAAGACAACGGAAACGATTATATACCATTAGCACTAGATTTTACATTAGTAGGAGGTTTATCTTTTAAAGATTTAAATAATTTTTCAGGTGGAATTAACTACAGATACGTAGATGATAGACCTGCAAATGAAGATAATAGTGTGCAAGCAGAAGGCTATTTTGTAACAGATTTAAATGTTAACTATGCGTTTAACAAACACTGGAGATTAGGTGTTAGTATTGAAAATGTATTGGATACAGATTGGAAAGAAACTCAATTTTTAACCGAGTCAAGATTACAAAATGAAGTTGATCCAGTGGAAGAGATTCACTTTACACCTGGAACACCTTTTAACTTTAAAACGACATTAAGTTACACGTTTTAA
- a CDS encoding anti-sigma factor domain-containing protein — protein sequence MNINDYINSGILELYVAGQLSEKESSEVYDLMLKHPEVLKEVLEIEAAIVKLTASVSPKKDIAFNTIKGRLNNNTDSKVISLNKPKTQWLNYSGWAAAVVLAGGLIWTINQKSDLENQIQTVNTEKDFLEIQMETSKTDLAETKNLLNIIRDKSIINIPLEGQAAAPGAFANVYWDKKDDTVYLDLQGLPEPPEGKVYQVWSLTLNPLTPTSLGTIDDFIQDDNKIFKLKNANQSQAFGITLEPAGGSPSPTLEQLYTLGALASL from the coding sequence ATGAACATTAACGACTATATAAACTCAGGAATATTAGAACTGTACGTTGCTGGACAGCTTTCTGAAAAAGAAAGTAGTGAAGTATATGATCTAATGTTGAAACATCCCGAAGTCCTAAAAGAAGTTTTAGAGATAGAGGCTGCTATAGTTAAATTAACTGCAAGTGTCTCTCCAAAAAAAGATATCGCTTTTAATACTATAAAAGGTAGATTAAACAACAATACAGATAGTAAGGTTATTAGTTTAAACAAACCTAAAACCCAATGGTTAAATTATTCTGGTTGGGCAGCTGCTGTTGTTTTAGCAGGTGGATTAATTTGGACAATAAATCAAAAATCTGATTTAGAAAACCAAATACAAACGGTTAACACTGAAAAAGACTTTTTAGAAATCCAAATGGAAACTTCTAAAACTGATTTAGCAGAAACTAAAAACTTATTAAATATAATTAGAGATAAGAGCATTATTAATATACCATTAGAAGGTCAAGCTGCAGCTCCTGGAGCTTTTGCTAATGTGTATTGGGACAAAAAAGATGACACAGTCTATTTAGACTTACAAGGTTTACCAGAGCCTCCAGAAGGTAAAGTATACCAAGTCTGGTCTTTAACTTTAAACCCTCTAACACCAACTAGTTTAGGTACTATTGACGATTTTATACAAGATGACAATAAGATTTTTAAACTTAAAAATGCTAATCAATCACAAGCATTTGGTATAACGTTAGAGCCAGCTGGAGGAAGTCCTTCTCCAACATTAGAGCAGTTATATACTTTAGGTGCTTTGGCATCCTTATAA